One Eptesicus fuscus isolate TK198812 chromosome 11, DD_ASM_mEF_20220401, whole genome shotgun sequence genomic region harbors:
- the IHH gene encoding indian hedgehog protein, which translates to MSPARLRPRLRFCLLLLLLLVPAARGCGPGRVVGSRRRPPRKLVPLAYKQFSPNVPEKTLGASGRYEGKIARSSERFKELTPNYNPDIIFKDEENTGADRLMTQRCKDRLNSLAISVMNQWPGVKLRVTEGWDEDGHHSEESLHYEGRAVDITTSDRDRNKYGLLARLAVEAGFDWVYYESKAHVHCSVKSEHSAAAKTGGCFPAGAQVRLESGARVALSAVRPGDRVLAMGEDGNPTFSDVLIFLDREPDKLRAFQVIETQDPPRRLALTPAHLLFTANNHTEPAAHFQATFASQVQPGQYVLVAGVPGLQPARVAAVSTHIALGAYAPLTRHGTLVVEDVVASCFAAVADHRLAHLAFWPFRLFHSLTWGSWTLGEGVHWYPQLLYRLGQLLLEESSFHSLGMAGPGS; encoded by the exons ATGTCTCCCGCCCGGCTCCGGCCCCGACTGCGGTTCTGcctgcttctgctgctgctgctggtgccagcggCGCGGGGCTGCGGGCCGGGCCGGGTGGTGGGCAGCCGCAGGCGGCCGCCGCGCAAGCTTGTGCCGCTCGCCTATAAGCAATTCAGCCCCAACGTGCCCGAGAAGACCCTGGGCGCCAGCGGGCGCTATGAAGGCAAGATCGCGCGCAGCTCGGAGCGCTTCAAGGAGCTCACCCCCAATTACAATCCCGACATCATCTTCAAGGACGAGGAGAACACGGGCGCCGACCGCCTCATGACCCAG CGTTGCAAGGACCGCCTGAACTCCCTGGCCATCTCGGTGATGAACCAGTGGCCCGGCGTGAAGCTGCGAGTGACTGAGGGCTGGGACGAGGACGGGCACCATTCGGAGGAGTCGCTGCACTACGAAGGCCGCGCAGTGGACATCACCACGTCGGACCGCGACCGCAATAAGTACGGACTGCTGGCGCGGTTGGCAGTGGAGGCCGGCTTCGACTGGGTGTATTATGAGTCCAAGGCCCACGTGCATTGCTCCGTCAAGTCCG AGCACTCAGCTGCAGCCAAGACAGGTGGCTGCTTCCCTGCTGGAGCCCAGGTGCGCCTGGAGAGTGGGGCACGTGTGGCTTTGTCAGCTGTGAGGCCAGGAGACCGGGTGCTGGCCATGGGGGAGGATGGGAACCCCACCTTCAGCGATGTGCTCATTTTCCTGGATCGTGAGCCAGATAAGCTGAGGGCCTTCCAGGTCATCGAGACCCAGGACCCCCCGAGacgcctggcactcacacctgcccaTCTGCTCTTCACTGCCAACAATCACACAGAACCAGCGGCCCACTTCCAGGCCACATTTGCCAGTCAAGTGCAGCCTGGCCAGTATGTGCTAGTGGCTGGGGTGCCAGGCCTGCAGCCTGCCCGAGTGGCAGCTGTCTCCACACATATTGCCCTTGGGGCCTATGCCCCACTAACGAGGCACGGGACACTGGTGGTAGAGGATGTGGTGGCCTCCTGCTTCGCGGCCGTGGCTGACCACCGCCTGGCTCACTTGGCCTTCTGGCCCTTTCGACTGTTTCACAGCTTGACGTGGGGCAGCTGGACCCTGGGGGAGGGTGTGCACTGGTACCCCCAGCTGCTCTACCGCCTGGGACAGCTCTTGTTGGAAGAGAGCAGCTTTCACTCACTGGGCATGGCCGGGCCAGGGAGCTGA